A portion of the Pseudomonas sp. GR 6-02 genome contains these proteins:
- a CDS encoding YkgJ family cysteine cluster protein, translated as MNTPFSCVGCGKCCNDHHVPLTLAEARMWAADGGQVIVLVEAFLANGLGLPTQQREHAERRSALVRSGTCEAHVAITFAAYNVGPCRNLDEDNLCSIYERRPLVCRIYPMEINPHIPLNPAAKDCPPESWDKGPDLIVGGELVDQELAGLIQRSRQADRDEIQAKDAICALLGIRTTALKGDGFTAYLPDMTAFAMVIDQVAQQSQAGSGGEWLFHVSGDDIAGQVLAAGAQVVTEAPLNYAFISLRAA; from the coding sequence ATGAATACACCGTTTTCCTGCGTAGGTTGTGGCAAATGCTGCAACGACCACCATGTTCCCCTGACACTGGCCGAAGCCCGCATGTGGGCGGCAGATGGCGGCCAGGTGATCGTGCTGGTGGAAGCCTTTCTCGCCAACGGCCTGGGCCTGCCAACACAACAACGCGAACACGCCGAACGCCGTTCGGCGCTGGTTCGCAGTGGCACTTGCGAAGCGCACGTGGCGATCACCTTTGCCGCCTACAACGTCGGCCCCTGCCGGAATCTTGACGAAGACAACCTCTGCAGCATCTACGAACGCCGACCGCTGGTTTGCCGCATCTATCCAATGGAAATCAACCCGCACATCCCGCTCAACCCGGCAGCAAAGGATTGCCCGCCCGAGTCATGGGACAAAGGCCCGGATCTGATTGTTGGCGGTGAACTGGTCGATCAGGAACTGGCGGGATTGATCCAGCGCTCTCGCCAAGCGGATCGCGATGAGATTCAGGCCAAGGATGCGATTTGCGCGCTATTGGGGATTCGAACGACAGCGCTGAAAGGCGATGGGTTTACCGCATATCTGCCGGACATGACCGCGTTTGCCATGGTGATCGATCAGGTGGCGCAGCAATCGCAGGCCGGGTCGGGCGGAGAATGGCTGTTTCATGTGTCTGGCGATGATATCGCCGGGCAAGTGCTGGCGGCCGGGGCGCAGGTGGTGACTGAAGCGCCGCTGAACTATGCGTTTATTTCGTTGCGGGCAGCGTAA
- a CDS encoding GNAT family N-acetyltransferase produces MLRNLAEGVPPFTWPNDIELTEYRPELAEAVHHLMELGYREGGGRVPALEVWQQRFETDPEYDPTLCFIALDAEGIVGVAQCWTSAYIKDLVVHPRARGLGLGRALLLHAFKVFAQRREGFVDLKVREDNLRARGLYESAGMYVVRRELVPV; encoded by the coding sequence ATGCTGCGCAACCTCGCCGAGGGTGTGCCGCCTTTCACTTGGCCAAACGACATTGAGTTGACCGAGTACCGTCCCGAACTCGCCGAAGCCGTTCATCACTTGATGGAACTGGGTTATCGGGAAGGCGGCGGTCGCGTGCCGGCGCTGGAAGTCTGGCAACAGCGTTTCGAAACCGATCCTGAATACGATCCTACCCTGTGCTTCATCGCTCTGGATGCCGAAGGCATCGTCGGCGTCGCCCAGTGCTGGACCAGTGCCTACATCAAGGACTTGGTGGTGCACCCGCGTGCTCGAGGCCTCGGACTTGGCCGTGCGCTGCTGCTCCATGCTTTCAAGGTGTTTGCGCAGCGCCGCGAAGGTTTTGTGGATTTGAAGGTGCGGGAAGACAACCTTCGGGCGCGGGGTTTGTATGAAAGTGCCGGGATGTATGTGGTCCGCCGGGAGCTGGTTCCAGTCTGA
- a CDS encoding transporter substrate-binding domain-containing protein: MPLVKIFSLLSLVVLTAGCVSSAANPQIRFGVEALVPPFESRNDKGELVGLNIELGNALCTELKKRCVWVDQDYATNIPALEANHFDVIMPMTATPARRERLDFTDNLYPLNSRLVARTGANLQPDAQSLKGKRVGVLTGTSREAFAKSRWAPAGVTVRSFHFNSQLIASLLAGEIDATLQDSIEITQAFLSQPQGQGFDFAGPALKDPMLGSGVAMAVRKSDTALRDELNAALERLKQNGQYQAITGRYLPPTVPDSPRYFPAEGGLPFSEAVQAGTTLYLSGVLGTGSDGELVKGGIVPQITQTMENLQAALHRSGSTLSQLVKCTVILADINDFAAMNTVYSRYFPADRLPARTTFAGKKLVLDARVEVECLAVAAR, translated from the coding sequence ATGCCTTTGGTAAAAATCTTCTCCCTGTTGTCGCTGGTGGTCCTGACCGCCGGCTGTGTTTCGTCTGCGGCCAATCCACAGATCCGTTTCGGGGTCGAGGCCCTGGTTCCCCCCTTCGAGAGTCGCAACGACAAAGGTGAGCTGGTCGGATTGAACATCGAACTGGGTAATGCGCTATGTACCGAACTCAAAAAACGCTGTGTCTGGGTTGATCAGGATTACGCCACCAATATCCCGGCCCTGGAGGCCAACCATTTCGATGTGATCATGCCCATGACGGCAACGCCGGCGCGTCGAGAACGGCTCGACTTCACCGATAATCTTTATCCCTTGAACAGCCGTCTGGTGGCGCGTACAGGGGCGAATCTGCAGCCGGATGCGCAATCGCTCAAAGGCAAGCGTGTCGGCGTTCTGACAGGTACCAGCCGTGAGGCGTTCGCCAAGTCCCGTTGGGCTCCGGCGGGAGTGACGGTGCGCAGTTTTCATTTCAACAGTCAACTGATAGCCAGCCTGCTGGCGGGTGAGATCGACGCGACCCTGCAAGACTCGATTGAAATCACCCAGGCGTTTTTAAGTCAGCCTCAGGGGCAAGGATTTGATTTTGCCGGGCCTGCGCTCAAGGACCCCATGCTGGGCAGTGGCGTGGCGATGGCTGTGCGAAAATCCGACACCGCCTTGCGCGATGAGCTGAATGCGGCCCTTGAGCGTCTCAAGCAGAATGGCCAGTACCAGGCGATTACCGGGCGCTACCTACCGCCCACCGTGCCAGATTCGCCACGCTATTTCCCTGCTGAAGGAGGCTTGCCATTCTCCGAAGCGGTGCAAGCCGGCACCACCCTCTATCTGTCCGGCGTGCTCGGGACGGGCTCCGATGGCGAGTTGGTCAAGGGCGGGATTGTCCCGCAGATAACCCAGACCATGGAAAATCTGCAAGCCGCATTACACCGCAGTGGTTCGACGTTGTCTCAGCTGGTCAAATGCACGGTCATCCTTGCAGACATCAATGATTTCGCTGCCATGAATACGGTGTATAGCCGCTATTTTCCGGCGGACCGTTTGCCTGCTCGCACGACATTCGCTGGCAAAAAGCTGGTGCTGGATGCGCGCGTGGAAGTCGAATGCCTGGCGGTTGCTGCTCGCTAA
- a CDS encoding DUF6124 family protein, with protein MSNKLIPDPPFNTTTPNAEASRAEELLKDREAIKRALDYYLDPPTPYTEKKRRPSTMFIVAPNMDTESLLAHAYESLATASVLASDFANVLTGPQRYMALAIQQSIMLAELAVNRALDNVDPA; from the coding sequence ATGAGCAACAAGTTAATCCCCGATCCACCCTTCAACACCACCACCCCCAACGCCGAAGCCTCGCGCGCCGAAGAATTACTCAAAGACCGCGAAGCCATAAAACGCGCGCTCGACTACTACCTCGATCCCCCAACGCCCTACACCGAAAAAAAACGCCGCCCCAGCACCATGTTCATCGTCGCCCCGAATATGGATACCGAAAGCCTCTTGGCCCACGCCTACGAATCGTTAGCCACGGCGAGTGTCCTGGCCAGCGATTTCGCCAACGTCCTGACCGGCCCGCAGCGCTACATGGCGCTGGCGATTCAACAGAGCATCATGCTGGCGGAGCTGGCGGTGAACCGGGCGCTGGATAACGTCGATCCGGCGTAG